A genomic stretch from Mycobacterium paraterrae includes:
- a CDS encoding inositol-3-phosphate synthase gives MSEQNAPQASTEVRVAIVGVGNCASSLVQGVQYYYDADESSTVPGLMHVKFGQYHVRDVKFVAAFDVDAKKVGFDLSEAIFASENNTIKIADVPPTNVTVQRGPTLDGIGKYYADTIEVSDVEAVDVVAALREARADVLVSYLPVGSEEADKFYAQCAIDAGVAFVNALPVFIASDPVWAKKFTDAGVPIVGDDIKSQVGATITHRVMAKLFEDRGVQLDRTMQLNVGGNMDFLNMLERERLESKKISKTQAVTSNVQREFKTKDVHIGPSDHVGWLDDRKWAYVRLEGRAFGDVPLNLEYKLEVWDSPNSAGVIIDAVRAAKIAKDRGIGGPVIPASAYLMKSPPQQLPDDIARAQLEEFIIEG, from the coding sequence ATGAGTGAGCAGAACGCGCCGCAGGCGTCCACCGAGGTCCGCGTCGCCATCGTCGGCGTCGGGAACTGCGCGTCCTCGCTGGTTCAGGGCGTCCAGTACTACTACGACGCCGACGAGAGCAGCACCGTCCCCGGCTTGATGCACGTGAAGTTCGGGCAGTACCACGTGCGCGACGTGAAGTTCGTCGCCGCGTTCGACGTGGACGCCAAGAAGGTCGGCTTCGACCTGTCCGAGGCGATCTTCGCGTCGGAGAACAACACCATCAAGATCGCCGACGTGCCGCCGACCAACGTGACGGTGCAGCGCGGTCCGACGCTCGACGGCATCGGCAAGTACTACGCCGACACCATCGAGGTATCCGACGTCGAGGCGGTCGACGTGGTCGCGGCGCTGCGCGAGGCTAGGGCCGACGTGCTGGTGTCCTACCTGCCGGTGGGGTCGGAAGAGGCCGACAAGTTCTACGCCCAGTGCGCGATCGACGCCGGTGTGGCATTCGTCAACGCGCTGCCGGTGTTCATCGCGTCCGACCCGGTGTGGGCCAAGAAGTTCACCGACGCCGGCGTGCCGATCGTCGGTGACGACATCAAGAGCCAGGTCGGTGCGACGATCACCCACCGCGTAATGGCCAAGCTGTTCGAGGACCGCGGCGTGCAGCTCGACCGCACGATGCAGCTCAACGTCGGCGGCAACATGGACTTCCTGAACATGCTCGAGCGCGAGCGCCTGGAGTCCAAGAAGATCTCGAAGACTCAGGCCGTCACGTCGAACGTGCAGCGCGAGTTCAAGACCAAAGACGTCCACATCGGCCCGTCCGACCACGTCGGCTGGCTCGACGACCGCAAGTGGGCTTACGTCCGTCTCGAGGGCCGCGCCTTCGGTGACGTTCCGCTGAACCTGGAATACAAGCTCGAGGTGTGGGATTCGCCGAACTCGGCCGGCGTCATCATCGACGCGGTGCGTGCCGCCAAGATCGCCAAGGATCGCGGCATCGGCGGACCGGTTATCCCGGCGTCGGCGTACCTGATGAAGA
- a CDS encoding PadR family transcriptional regulator: MLELAILGLLLESPMHGYELRKRLTGLLGAFRAFSYGSLYPALRRMQADGLIAENAAPAGTPVRRARRVYEMTDAGRQRFSELVADTGPHNYTDDGFGVHLAFFNRTPAEARMRILEGRRRQVEERREGLREAIARASSSLDRYTRQLHQLGLESSEREVNWLNELIAAERVAQRSAEQA, encoded by the coding sequence ATGCTGGAGCTCGCCATCCTGGGACTTCTGCTCGAGTCACCGATGCACGGCTACGAGCTGCGGAAACGGCTGACCGGATTGCTCGGGGCGTTTCGGGCCTTCTCCTACGGGTCGCTGTATCCCGCGCTGCGCCGGATGCAGGCCGACGGACTGATCGCCGAAAACGCCGCGCCGGCCGGCACGCCGGTGCGGCGTGCACGGCGGGTCTACGAGATGACCGACGCGGGCCGGCAGCGCTTCAGCGAACTGGTGGCGGACACCGGGCCGCACAACTACACCGACGACGGGTTCGGCGTGCACCTGGCATTTTTCAATCGCACGCCAGCCGAGGCGCGGATGCGCATCCTGGAGGGCCGTCGCCGCCAGGTGGAAGAACGTCGAGAAGGTCTGCGTGAAGCCATTGCGCGGGCCAGTAGCTCACTGGACCGCTATACCCGCCAGCTGCATCAACTCGGGCTGGAGTCCAGCGAGCGTGAAGTCAATTGGCTCAACGAGCTGATCGCGGCCGAACGCGTAGCGCAACGTAGCGCCGAGCAAGCGTGA
- a CDS encoding LLM class flavin-dependent oxidoreductase, translating to MSIHLHWFLPTYGDSRDLIAGGHGSSMRGDRPADLKYLVQLAQAAEINGFEAVLTPTGLWCEDAWLTTAMLIGNTESLKYLVAFRPGLISPTLAAQMSATFQWQSRGRLLLNVVTGGESAEQRAFGDFLDKRDRYARCGEFLDIVRRLWTADEPVTVNGTHLQVEQASLARRPDPLPGVFFGGSSPEAGQVAAAYADTYLTWGERPEQVKEKLDWIRGLAAAQGRTLSYGIRLHVISRDTSEQAWAEAERLLGALSPETVAAAQQSLARSESVGQRRMRQLHGGGEEYAGGADARRLEIYPNLWSGVGLVRGGAGTALVGSHAEVADRIAEYAHLGLDHFILSGYPHLEEAYIFGEGVRPILVERGLLDDTNRLDRAAEPVRTAFLPRVGGVSAS from the coding sequence GTGTCGATTCACTTGCACTGGTTCCTACCGACTTACGGGGACTCCCGCGACCTGATCGCCGGCGGGCATGGCAGCAGCATGCGCGGCGACCGGCCGGCCGACCTGAAGTACCTCGTTCAGCTCGCCCAGGCGGCCGAGATCAACGGCTTCGAGGCGGTCCTGACCCCGACCGGCCTGTGGTGCGAGGACGCCTGGCTGACCACGGCGATGCTGATCGGCAACACCGAGTCGCTGAAGTACCTGGTGGCGTTTCGTCCCGGCTTGATCAGCCCGACGCTGGCCGCGCAGATGTCGGCCACCTTTCAATGGCAGTCGCGGGGCCGGCTGCTGCTCAACGTCGTCACCGGCGGCGAGAGCGCCGAGCAACGCGCCTTCGGTGACTTCCTGGACAAGCGGGACCGCTACGCGCGCTGCGGCGAGTTCCTCGACATCGTCCGTCGACTGTGGACCGCCGATGAGCCGGTCACCGTCAACGGCACGCACCTTCAGGTCGAGCAAGCGTCGCTGGCCCGCCGCCCCGACCCGCTGCCCGGTGTGTTCTTCGGCGGATCGTCGCCGGAAGCCGGCCAGGTCGCGGCCGCCTACGCCGATACCTATCTCACCTGGGGTGAGCGTCCCGAACAGGTCAAGGAAAAGCTGGACTGGATCCGCGGGCTGGCCGCGGCGCAAGGCCGGACGCTGAGCTACGGCATTCGGTTGCACGTCATCTCTCGCGACACCAGCGAGCAGGCGTGGGCCGAGGCCGAGCGGCTGCTGGGAGCGCTGAGCCCCGAGACGGTCGCCGCCGCTCAGCAGTCATTGGCCCGCTCCGAGTCGGTCGGCCAGCGCCGGATGCGTCAATTGCACGGCGGTGGAGAGGAATACGCGGGCGGCGCCGATGCTCGGCGGCTGGAGATCTACCCCAACCTGTGGTCGGGCGTCGGGCTGGTCCGCGGCGGCGCTGGCACGGCCCTGGTCGGGTCGCATGCCGAAGTCGCCGACCGGATCGCCGAGTACGCCCACCTGGGACTGGACCACTTCATCCTGTCCGGCTATCCGCACCTGGAAGAGGCCTACATCTTCGGCGAGGGAGTGCGCCCGATCCTCGTCGAGCGGGGTTTGCTTGATGACACGAACCGCCTTGATCGGGCCGCCGAGCCGGTGCGCACGGCCTTCCTGCCCAGGGTGGGCGGGGTCAGCGCGTCGTAG
- a CDS encoding DUF1707 SHOCT-like domain-containing protein yields MAKWLGAPAARGVTSGTRARDADRQEACRLLDDALSSGELSMEEHRERVGAATNAVTLGDLRRLVEDLQSDGGPGPALQSADGHGGLTGRFGARIRRAGLSTLAITLSAGLLAGIGIGWGIYGDTTSPFEVASDPGAKPDGVAPVVLRPPTQLHSVGGLTGLIEQARKRFGNVVGYRLVVYPTYASFDRPDPADDRRILDSDYRGGWDDPTNEAKSSADAADPVDLSAFDIPTAVGIMRGAPDTLHIKRDEVKSSYLIIEPAPRPVTPGALSLSLHVSSDYGSGMIMFGGDGTIKRVDLS; encoded by the coding sequence GTGGCTAAGTGGCTTGGAGCGCCCGCCGCTCGCGGCGTCACCTCGGGGACCCGTGCGCGGGACGCTGACCGGCAGGAAGCCTGCCGGCTCCTGGACGACGCCCTCAGCAGCGGCGAGCTGTCGATGGAAGAGCACCGCGAGCGGGTGGGCGCGGCCACCAACGCAGTCACGTTGGGAGACCTGCGGCGGCTCGTCGAAGATCTGCAGTCCGACGGCGGCCCAGGGCCGGCACTCCAATCCGCCGACGGACACGGCGGGCTGACCGGCCGCTTTGGTGCACGGATCCGACGTGCCGGACTCTCTACCCTGGCGATCACATTGTCCGCGGGCCTGCTGGCCGGGATCGGAATCGGTTGGGGCATCTACGGCGATACCACTTCGCCGTTCGAGGTCGCCTCGGATCCCGGCGCCAAGCCGGACGGGGTGGCGCCGGTGGTGCTGAGACCGCCCACCCAGCTGCATTCCGTGGGCGGACTTACCGGCCTGATCGAGCAGGCGCGCAAACGGTTCGGAAATGTCGTCGGCTACCGACTGGTCGTGTATCCGACGTACGCCTCCTTCGACCGCCCAGACCCCGCCGACGACCGGCGGATACTGGATTCGGACTACCGCGGCGGCTGGGACGACCCGACGAACGAGGCCAAGAGCAGCGCCGACGCGGCAGACCCGGTGGACCTCAGCGCGTTCGACATCCCGACCGCGGTGGGCATCATGCGTGGCGCCCCCGACACGCTGCACATCAAGCGGGACGAGGTGAAGAGCAGCTACCTGATCATCGAACCCGCCCCGCGGCCCGTCACGCCGGGAGCCTTGTCGCTGTCGCTGCACGTCTCCAGCGATTACGGCAGCGGCATGATCATGTTCGGCGGCGACGGCACGATCAAGCGGGTGGACTTGTCGTAG
- a CDS encoding DUF5318 family protein gives MRLQRQVVDYALRRRSLLAEVYSGRTGVTEVCDANPYLLRAAKFHGKVSSVMCPICRKEQLTLVSWVFGDHLGAVSGSARTAEELVLLASRFEEFSVHVVEVCRTCSWNHLVKSYVLGATPAARPPRKSRGTRTARDGARTASE, from the coding sequence GTGCGGTTGCAGCGACAGGTGGTGGATTACGCCCTTCGGCGGCGCTCGCTGCTCGCCGAGGTCTATTCCGGCCGCACGGGTGTCACCGAAGTGTGTGACGCCAACCCCTATCTACTGCGGGCCGCGAAATTCCACGGCAAGGTCAGCTCGGTGATGTGCCCGATCTGCCGCAAGGAGCAGCTGACGCTGGTGTCGTGGGTCTTCGGCGACCACCTCGGCGCGGTCTCGGGGTCTGCGCGGACTGCCGAAGAGTTGGTGTTGCTAGCCTCCCGGTTCGAAGAGTTCTCCGTACATGTGGTGGAGGTATGCCGAACCTGCAGCTGGAATCACTTGGTCAAGTCGTATGTGCTCGGCGCGACACCGGCGGCGCGTCCGCCGCGCAAGTCACGCGGCACCCGGACGGCGCGCGACGGCGCCCGCACGGCAAGTGAATAA
- a CDS encoding transglycosylase domain-containing protein — protein MNNEGQQDHSAADAPKGSGANGGSRQPRRAPARPSVPADDRLTTILPPVQDEAPNRFRDPIDAVKAALDGRAQQRATADPRDPLALASSALNAKSPPRKPPAGGGPPPPAGPPKGPRRGKPPLPDWAQRLDWDWLEHVNWTWVKRGLLVSAVVILLLPIVTFAMAYFIVDIPRPGDIRTNQVSTILASDGSELAKIVPPEGNRVDVNLDQVPVHVRQAVIAAEDRNFYSNPGFSFTGFARAFKNNIFGGDTQGGSTITQQYVKNALVGAQRAGVGGLIRKAKELVIATKMSGEWSKDDVLQAYLNIIYFGRGAYGISAASKAYFNKPVEQLTVADGALLAALIQRPSTLDPAVNLDGAKERWNWVLDGMVDDKALTAKDRAAQQFPPTVPPELAREQNQTTGPNGLIERQVTKELMELFNIDEQTLNTQGLQVTTTIDPTAQKAAEDAVAKYLAGQNADMRTAVVSIDPHDGAVKAYYGGADANGFDFAQAGLQTGSSFKVFALVAALEQGIGLGYQVDSSPLTVNGIKITNVEGEGCGVCNIAEALKRSLNTSYYRLMLKLKNGPEDVAQAAHQAGVADSFPGVSHTLSEDGKGGPPNNGIVLGQYQTRPFDMASAYATLADSGIYHRPHFVQKVVNNEGKVLFDAATSNNSGEQRIPKDVADNVTAAMQPIASYSRGHALAGGRPSASKTGTTQLGDTDADKDAWMVGYTPSLSTAVWVGTVKGDVPLVTKGGAAVYGSGLPSDIWKATMDGALKGTNNESFPKPTEIGGSAGVPAAPPPPQPPQMTVIQPTMEIAPGITIPIGPPTTVPVAPVPVGPAPAPGGPEPGPPPPP, from the coding sequence GTGAATAACGAAGGGCAGCAAGACCACTCAGCCGCTGACGCCCCGAAAGGGTCAGGGGCCAATGGCGGGTCGAGGCAGCCGCGACGGGCCCCCGCCCGACCATCGGTGCCCGCCGACGACAGGCTCACCACCATCCTTCCCCCGGTGCAGGACGAGGCTCCGAATCGGTTCCGGGATCCGATCGACGCGGTCAAGGCCGCGCTGGACGGCCGGGCCCAGCAGCGCGCCACGGCCGACCCGCGCGACCCGCTGGCGCTGGCCTCGTCGGCGTTGAACGCCAAGTCGCCGCCGCGCAAGCCGCCCGCCGGTGGTGGCCCGCCGCCGCCCGCCGGACCGCCGAAGGGCCCGCGGCGCGGGAAGCCACCGCTGCCCGACTGGGCTCAACGCCTGGACTGGGACTGGCTGGAGCACGTCAACTGGACGTGGGTCAAGCGCGGGCTGCTCGTCAGCGCCGTGGTGATCCTGCTGTTGCCGATCGTCACGTTCGCGATGGCCTACTTCATCGTCGACATTCCCAGGCCCGGAGACATCCGCACCAATCAGGTCTCGACGATCCTGGCCAGCGACGGCTCCGAGCTGGCCAAAATCGTTCCGCCCGAAGGCAACCGGGTCGACGTCAACCTCGACCAGGTGCCGGTGCACGTCCGGCAGGCGGTGATCGCGGCCGAGGACCGAAACTTCTACTCCAATCCGGGCTTCTCGTTCACCGGTTTCGCACGGGCGTTCAAGAACAACATCTTCGGCGGCGACACCCAGGGTGGGTCGACGATCACCCAGCAGTACGTCAAGAACGCCTTGGTCGGAGCTCAGCGCGCCGGGGTCGGTGGTCTGATCCGAAAAGCCAAGGAACTCGTCATCGCCACCAAGATGTCGGGGGAGTGGTCGAAAGACGATGTGCTGCAGGCCTACCTGAACATCATTTACTTCGGCCGCGGCGCCTACGGGATCTCAGCGGCGTCGAAGGCCTACTTCAACAAACCCGTCGAACAGCTCACCGTCGCCGATGGCGCGCTGCTGGCCGCGCTGATCCAACGGCCCTCGACATTGGACCCCGCGGTCAACCTCGACGGCGCCAAAGAGCGGTGGAACTGGGTGCTCGACGGCATGGTCGATGACAAAGCGCTGACGGCGAAAGACCGCGCGGCCCAGCAGTTCCCGCCGACCGTGCCGCCCGAGCTGGCTCGCGAGCAGAACCAGACCACCGGACCCAACGGGCTGATCGAGCGTCAGGTAACCAAAGAGCTGATGGAGCTCTTCAATATCGACGAGCAGACGCTCAACACCCAGGGACTGCAGGTGACGACCACAATCGATCCGACGGCGCAGAAGGCCGCGGAGGACGCGGTGGCCAAGTACCTCGCCGGGCAGAACGCCGACATGCGCACGGCGGTCGTCTCGATCGATCCGCACGACGGCGCGGTCAAGGCGTATTACGGCGGCGCCGACGCCAACGGGTTCGACTTCGCCCAGGCCGGATTGCAGACTGGGTCGTCGTTCAAGGTGTTCGCTTTGGTCGCCGCGCTCGAACAGGGCATCGGCCTGGGCTACCAGGTCGACAGCTCGCCGCTGACCGTCAACGGCATCAAGATCACCAACGTCGAGGGTGAAGGCTGCGGGGTCTGCAACATCGCCGAGGCGCTGAAGCGGTCGCTGAACACGTCCTACTACCGGTTGATGCTGAAGCTGAAGAACGGGCCGGAGGACGTGGCTCAGGCCGCTCATCAGGCCGGTGTCGCCGACAGCTTCCCGGGTGTCTCGCACACGCTGTCCGAGGACGGCAAGGGCGGCCCACCCAACAATGGGATCGTGTTGGGTCAGTACCAGACTCGGCCGTTCGATATGGCCTCGGCGTACGCGACGCTGGCCGACTCCGGCATCTACCACCGCCCGCATTTCGTGCAGAAGGTGGTCAACAACGAGGGCAAGGTGCTGTTCGACGCCGCCACCTCCAACAACTCCGGTGAGCAGCGGATCCCCAAGGACGTCGCCGACAACGTCACCGCGGCGATGCAGCCGATCGCGTCGTATTCGCGCGGTCACGCTTTGGCCGGTGGACGACCGTCGGCCTCCAAGACCGGAACCACTCAGCTCGGCGACACCGACGCCGACAAGGACGCCTGGATGGTCGGCTACACCCCGTCGCTGTCGACCGCGGTATGGGTCGGCACCGTGAAAGGTGACGTGCCGCTGGTCACCAAGGGGGGCGCGGCGGTCTACGGCTCCGGCCTGCCCTCCGACATCTGGAAGGCGACGATGGACGGTGCGCTGAAGGGCACCAACAACGAGTCGTTTCCCAAACCCACCGAGATCGGCGGATCCGCCGGCGTTCCCGCCGCGCCACCGCCACCACAACCGCCACAGATGACGGTCATCCAGCCCACAATGGAGATCGCGCCCGGCATCACGATTCCGATCGGTCCTCCGACGACCGTCCCGGTGGCACCCGTGCCGGTGGGCCCAGCCCCGGCGCCGGGAGGCCCTGAGCCGGGACCGCCGCCCCCGCCGTGA
- a CDS encoding glycosyltransferase family 87 protein translates to MTDRADISPRPLADDLRSADDRDCPSRNDFLGAALSGVVGGPVGRHAIIGRTAFMTPLRVMFLIALVFLALGWSTKAPCLQTVGTGPGDQRVANWQNQRAYYELCYSDTVPLYGAELLSQGLFPYKSSWIEKDGSGKPQTRYDGKPAVRYMEYPVLTGVYQYVSMSLAKTYTALSRMIPLPVIAEVVVFFDVAALGLALAWLGTLWATAGLAGRRVWDAALVGASPLVIFQIFTNFDALATALALGGLLAWARRRPVLAGVLIGLGGAAKLYPLLLLGPLLVLGIRVGRLREVARTAAAAVVMWLLVNLPVLVLFPRGWSEFFRLNARRGEDMDSLYNVVKSLSGWRGFDTDLGFWQPPTNLNRVVLALFVLCCLAIAYVALTAPRRPRLAQLAFLVVAAFLLTNKVWSPQFSLWLVPLAVLALPHRRILLAWMTIDALVWVPRMYYLYSVPDRGLPEQWFTTTVLLRDIAVVILCALVVRQIYRPADDLVRWDGRIDDPAGGVFDRAPDAPPAWLPEWLRPLGLQRVERAPAASTVH, encoded by the coding sequence GTGACGGATCGCGCCGACATCTCACCGCGGCCCCTGGCCGACGACTTGCGCTCCGCCGATGACCGGGATTGCCCCAGCCGCAACGATTTTCTGGGCGCCGCGCTGTCGGGCGTCGTGGGCGGTCCGGTGGGACGGCACGCGATCATCGGGCGAACGGCGTTCATGACGCCGCTGCGGGTGATGTTCCTGATCGCGTTGGTGTTCCTGGCGCTGGGTTGGTCGACCAAGGCGCCCTGCCTGCAGACCGTCGGCACCGGGCCTGGCGACCAGCGCGTCGCCAACTGGCAGAACCAGCGGGCCTACTACGAGCTCTGCTATTCCGACACCGTGCCGCTGTATGGCGCAGAATTGTTGAGCCAGGGTCTTTTTCCGTACAAGTCGAGTTGGATCGAGAAGGACGGCAGCGGCAAGCCGCAGACCCGCTATGACGGCAAACCCGCGGTGCGTTACATGGAATATCCGGTGCTCACCGGGGTCTACCAATATGTGTCGATGTCGTTGGCCAAGACTTACACGGCGCTGAGCAGAATGATCCCGCTGCCGGTCATCGCCGAGGTGGTGGTGTTCTTCGACGTGGCCGCGCTCGGGTTGGCGTTGGCTTGGCTGGGAACCTTGTGGGCCACCGCTGGCCTGGCCGGGCGGCGGGTGTGGGACGCGGCGCTGGTCGGGGCGTCCCCACTGGTGATCTTTCAGATCTTCACCAATTTCGACGCGCTGGCAACGGCGTTGGCGCTCGGCGGGCTTCTGGCGTGGGCGCGGCGACGGCCGGTGCTGGCCGGTGTGCTGATCGGTCTGGGCGGCGCGGCCAAGCTGTACCCGCTGTTGCTGCTCGGACCGTTGCTGGTGCTGGGCATCCGTGTCGGACGGTTGCGTGAGGTGGCCCGCACCGCGGCCGCGGCGGTGGTGATGTGGCTGCTGGTGAATCTGCCGGTGCTCGTGCTGTTTCCGCGTGGGTGGTCGGAGTTCTTCCGGCTCAATGCTCGTCGCGGTGAAGACATGGATTCGCTGTACAACGTGGTCAAGTCGTTGTCCGGGTGGCGAGGATTCGACACCGATTTGGGTTTCTGGCAGCCGCCGACGAACCTGAACCGCGTTGTGCTGGCCCTGTTCGTATTGTGTTGTCTTGCAATTGCTTACGTCGCGCTGACGGCGCCGCGCCGGCCCCGGTTAGCTCAGCTGGCCTTCTTGGTGGTGGCGGCCTTCCTGCTGACCAACAAGGTGTGGAGCCCGCAATTCTCGTTGTGGCTGGTGCCGCTGGCAGTGCTGGCGCTGCCGCATCGGCGAATCCTGCTGGCGTGGATGACGATCGATGCGCTGGTCTGGGTGCCGCGGATGTACTACCTCTACAGCGTGCCCGATCGCGGGCTGCCGGAGCAGTGGTTCACCACGACGGTGCTGCTGCGTGACATCGCGGTGGTGATTCTGTGTGCGCTGGTGGTCCGCCAGATCTACCGGCCCGCCGATGACCTGGTCCGCTGGGACGGGCGCATCGACGATCCGGCCGGCGGCGTGTTCGACCGCGCCCCCGACGCGCCACCGGCGTGGCTGCCGGAGTGGTTGCGACCCCTCGGCCTGCAGCGGGTCGAGCGCGCACCTGCGGCATCGACTGTGCACTGA
- the rpsF gene encoding 30S ribosomal protein S6 — protein sequence MRPYEIMVILDPTLDERTVAPSLETFLNVVRKDGGSVDKVDIWGRRRLAYEIAKHAEGIYAVIDVKAAPATVSELDRQLSLNESVLRTKVMRTDKH from the coding sequence ATGCGTCCATACGAAATCATGGTCATCCTCGACCCCACTCTCGACGAGCGCACTGTTGCTCCGTCGCTGGAGACCTTCCTCAACGTTGTCCGCAAGGACGGCGGTTCGGTGGACAAGGTCGACATCTGGGGTCGGCGCCGGCTGGCGTACGAGATCGCCAAGCATGCGGAAGGCATTTATGCGGTCATCGATGTAAAGGCCGCCCCCGCGACGGTGTCCGAGCTCGACCGTCAGCTCAGCCTGAACGAGTCGGTGCTCCGCACCAAGGTGATGCGCACCGACAAGCACTAG
- a CDS encoding single-stranded DNA-binding protein: MAGDTVITVIGNLTADPELRFTPSGAAVANFTVASTPRTFDRQTNEWKDGEALFLRCNIWREAAENVAESLTRGSRVIVSGRLKQRSFETREGEKRTVVELEVDEIGPSLRYATAKVNKASRSGGGGGGFGGGGGSRAQSSQGGGSSAGGDDPWGSAPASGSFGGGDDEPPF; encoded by the coding sequence GTGGCTGGTGACACTGTCATCACGGTTATCGGAAACCTGACTGCCGATCCCGAACTGCGTTTCACGCCGTCGGGCGCGGCCGTCGCGAACTTCACGGTGGCGTCGACCCCGCGGACGTTCGACCGTCAGACCAACGAGTGGAAGGACGGCGAAGCGCTGTTCCTCCGCTGCAACATCTGGCGTGAGGCTGCCGAGAACGTGGCTGAGAGCCTCACCCGCGGCTCGCGCGTAATCGTGAGCGGACGGCTCAAGCAGCGTTCGTTCGAGACCCGCGAGGGCGAGAAGCGGACCGTCGTCGAGCTCGAGGTCGACGAGATCGGCCCGTCATTGCGTTACGCGACTGCCAAGGTGAACAAGGCCAGCCGCAGCGGCGGCGGTGGTGGCGGCTTCGGCGGCGGCGGAGGATCGCGCGCCCAGTCATCCCAGGGCGGCGGAAGTAGCGCCGGCGGCGACGACCCGTGGGGCAGCGCCCCGGCATCGGGCTCGTTCGGCGGCGGCGACGACGAGCCTCCCTTCTAA
- the rpsR gene encoding 30S ribosomal protein S18 yields the protein MAKSTKRRPAPEKPVKTRKCVFCSKKGQDIDYKDTQLLRTYISERGKIRARRVTGNCVQHQRDVALAVKNAREVALLPFTSSTR from the coding sequence ATGGCGAAGTCCACCAAGCGGCGCCCGGCACCGGAGAAGCCGGTCAAGACCCGCAAGTGCGTGTTCTGCTCCAAAAAGGGCCAGGACATCGACTACAAAGACACCCAGTTGCTGCGTACCTACATCAGTGAGCGCGGCAAGATCCGCGCCCGGCGGGTGACCGGCAACTGCGTCCAGCATCAGCGCGACGTCGCGCTCGCGGTCAAGAACGCCCGCGAGGTTGCGTTGCTGCCCTTCACCTCGTCGACGCGTTAA
- the rplI gene encoding 50S ribosomal protein L9: protein MKLILTADVDHLGSTGETVEVKDGYGRNYLLPRGLAIVASRGAQKQADDIRRARDTKQVRDLEHANEIKAAVEGLGPVSLAVRTAGDSGKLFGSVTTGAVVTAIRKAGGPNLDKRVVRLPKSHIKAVGTHPITLHVHPEVDVKVELDVVAEA from the coding sequence ATGAAGCTCATTTTGACTGCCGACGTGGACCACCTCGGTTCCACCGGCGAGACCGTCGAGGTCAAAGACGGCTATGGCCGCAACTACCTACTGCCGCGCGGCCTGGCGATCGTCGCCTCGCGCGGGGCGCAGAAGCAGGCCGACGACATTCGTCGCGCCCGTGACACCAAGCAGGTCCGCGACCTCGAGCACGCTAACGAGATCAAGGCGGCCGTCGAGGGACTGGGCCCGGTGTCGCTCGCGGTGAGGACCGCGGGCGACTCGGGCAAGCTGTTCGGCTCGGTCACGACGGGTGCCGTCGTGACGGCCATCCGCAAGGCCGGTGGACCCAACCTCGACAAGCGCGTGGTGCGTTTGCCCAAGAGCCACATCAAGGCAGTCGGCACCCATCCGATTACATTGCACGTGCACCCCGAGGTGGACGTGAAGGTCGAGCTCGACGTCGTCGCCGAGGCCTGA